One genomic segment of Streptomyces sp. NBC_00239 includes these proteins:
- a CDS encoding FecCD family ABC transporter permease: MLVESPPESEQSAVPAAAPRSRHAARAAGLLAALCVLAVIATASVAVGARAMSLDQVWHGLFHYTGTVGDVVVHDVRVPRTLLGLLVGVALGLSGAVMQALTRNPLAEPGILGVNAGAAAAVVSAISFLGASTLTEFVWYAFAGAGTVSVVVYVLGGSRSATPVRLALAGTAASAALVGYINAVQLLDSKALDKLRFWTVGSLASANMETVRQVAPFIVVGAVLALCLGRPLNAMAMGDDTARALGAHLTRTRIGAMVAITLLCGAATAACGPIVFIGLMIPHFARLFTGPDMRWVLAYSAVLSPVLLLGADVLGRVVARPSELQVGIVTALIGGPVFIYLVRRKRMAQL; encoded by the coding sequence GTGTTGGTCGAGAGTCCCCCCGAATCCGAACAGAGCGCCGTCCCGGCTGCCGCGCCCCGCTCCCGCCATGCGGCGCGGGCCGCGGGCCTGTTGGCCGCGCTCTGCGTGCTGGCGGTGATCGCCACCGCGAGCGTCGCGGTCGGCGCCCGCGCCATGTCCCTGGACCAGGTCTGGCACGGCCTGTTCCACTACACCGGCACCGTCGGCGACGTGGTCGTGCACGATGTCCGGGTGCCGCGGACCCTGCTCGGTCTGCTCGTCGGCGTCGCGCTCGGCCTCTCCGGCGCGGTGATGCAGGCGCTGACCCGCAATCCGCTCGCCGAGCCGGGCATCCTCGGGGTCAACGCCGGCGCCGCGGCCGCGGTCGTCTCCGCGATCAGCTTCCTCGGGGCCTCCACGCTGACCGAGTTCGTCTGGTACGCCTTCGCCGGCGCCGGGACCGTCTCCGTCGTCGTGTACGTACTCGGCGGCAGCCGCAGCGCGACCCCGGTGCGCCTCGCCCTCGCCGGAACGGCCGCCAGCGCGGCGCTCGTCGGCTACATCAACGCCGTCCAGCTCCTCGACAGCAAGGCACTGGACAAGCTCCGCTTCTGGACGGTCGGATCGCTGGCCTCCGCGAACATGGAGACCGTCCGGCAGGTGGCCCCCTTCATCGTCGTCGGCGCGGTCCTCGCGCTGTGCCTGGGCCGGCCGCTCAACGCGATGGCGATGGGCGACGACACGGCCAGGGCGCTCGGCGCGCACCTGACCCGGACCCGGATCGGGGCGATGGTCGCCATCACCCTGCTCTGCGGCGCCGCGACCGCCGCCTGCGGACCGATCGTCTTCATCGGGCTGATGATCCCCCACTTCGCACGGCTGTTCACCGGGCCCGACATGCGCTGGGTGCTCGCGTACTCGGCGGTCCTCTCGCCGGTGCTGCTGCTCGGCGCGGACGTGCTCGGCCGGGTCGTCGCCCGGCCCTCCGAGCTACAGGTGGGCATCGTCACCGCGCTCATCGGCGGGCCCGTCTTCATCTACCTCGTACGCCGCAAGAGGATGGCTCAGCTGTGA
- a CDS encoding NAD kinase, whose amino-acid sequence MTTETADSATTRTVFLLAHTGRPAAIRSAELVVKGLLRSGLGVRVLEHEAADLPLPDSVELVSEAKPGVLDGCELLIVLGGDGTLLRGAEFARSSGVPMLGVNLGRVGFLAEAERDDLDRVVDRVVTKAYEVEERMTLDVVVRTNGDVVHTDWALNEAAVQKVSPERMLEVVLEIDGRPVTGFGCDGIVCATPTGSTAYAFSAGGPVVWPEVEALLMVPISAHALFAKPLVTSPTSVLAVEVQTGTPHGVLWCDGRRTLELPAGARVEVRRGAVPVRLARLHHASFTDRLVAKFALPVSGWRGAPH is encoded by the coding sequence GTGACAACTGAAACAGCAGATTCCGCAACGACGCGGACTGTATTCCTGCTCGCGCACACCGGCCGGCCGGCCGCGATCCGCAGTGCGGAGCTCGTCGTCAAGGGGCTGCTGCGCAGCGGCCTGGGGGTACGGGTCCTGGAGCACGAGGCGGCGGACCTGCCGCTGCCCGACTCCGTCGAGCTGGTGTCCGAGGCGAAGCCGGGCGTGCTCGACGGCTGTGAGCTGCTCATCGTGCTCGGCGGCGACGGCACGCTGCTGCGCGGCGCCGAATTCGCCCGGAGCTCGGGAGTCCCGATGCTCGGGGTGAACCTCGGCCGGGTCGGCTTCCTCGCCGAGGCCGAGCGCGACGACCTCGACAGGGTCGTCGACCGGGTGGTCACCAAGGCGTACGAGGTCGAGGAGCGGATGACCCTCGACGTGGTGGTGCGCACGAACGGCGACGTGGTCCACACCGACTGGGCGCTGAACGAGGCCGCGGTGCAGAAGGTGTCCCCCGAGCGGATGCTCGAGGTGGTCCTGGAGATCGACGGGCGGCCGGTGACCGGCTTCGGCTGCGACGGCATCGTCTGCGCCACGCCGACCGGCTCCACGGCGTACGCGTTCTCGGCAGGCGGCCCGGTGGTCTGGCCGGAGGTCGAGGCGCTGCTGATGGTCCCGATCAGCGCGCACGCGCTGTTCGCGAAGCCGCTGGTGACCTCGCCCACGTCGGTCCTGGCCGTCGAGGTCCAGACGGGCACCCCGCACGGGGTGCTGTGGTGCGACGGGCGCCGCACCCTGGAGCTGCCCGCGGGGGCCAGGGTGGAGGTCCGCCGGGGCGCCGTCCCGGTCCGGCTGGCCCGGCTGCACCACGCGTCCTTCACGGACCGCCTGGTCGCGAAGTTCGCGCTGCCGGTCTCCGGCTGGCGCGGCGCGCCCCACTAG
- a CDS encoding DUF1015 domain-containing protein, which yields MTTPRPAEQGLRLIPFHGLRYVPERVGSLAAVTSPPYDVVVRPDGLDHLESADPHNIVRLILPQADTPEARNEQAARTLRDWLAEGVLSTDREPALYVYEQRKGDLLQRGVIGALELSPADAGIVLPHEDVMPHVVTDRAGLMRATSANLEPLLLTYRGDGGTAAGTGAAAVIERTAGHEPLLSTTTEDGVSHRLWSVTVPADLAEITADLARRQALIADGHHRWATYLRLQSEQGVPGEWDYGLVLLVDTVRYPLQVRAIHRMLRQLPVADALAALADSFRIRTVEGPLDRAMAELGAAADRGNAFLLTGDGSFHLVTDPDPELIERTVRRDRPQAWRRLDATVLHATLLDHLWHIPDAPEQITYIHDTEATVEMAERHGGTAVLMHPVREDVVRDLARQGVTMPRKSTSFGPKPATGLVLRSLG from the coding sequence ATGACCACACCTCGGCCTGCAGAGCAGGGACTGCGCCTGATCCCCTTCCACGGACTGCGCTACGTCCCCGAGCGGGTCGGCAGCCTCGCGGCCGTCACTTCGCCGCCGTACGACGTCGTCGTGCGTCCGGACGGCCTCGACCACCTCGAATCGGCCGACCCGCACAACATCGTCCGGCTGATCCTCCCGCAGGCCGACACCCCCGAGGCCCGCAACGAGCAGGCCGCGCGGACCCTGCGCGACTGGCTCGCCGAGGGCGTCCTCAGCACCGACCGGGAGCCCGCCCTGTACGTGTACGAGCAGCGCAAGGGCGACCTGCTGCAACGCGGCGTGATCGGCGCGCTCGAACTCTCCCCGGCCGACGCCGGCATCGTGCTCCCCCACGAGGACGTGATGCCGCACGTGGTCACCGACCGGGCCGGCCTGATGCGCGCGACCTCGGCCAATCTGGAACCGCTGCTCCTGACCTACCGCGGCGACGGCGGCACGGCTGCGGGCACGGGTGCCGCCGCGGTGATCGAGCGGACCGCGGGACACGAGCCGCTGCTGTCGACGACCACGGAGGACGGCGTCAGCCACCGCCTGTGGTCCGTCACCGTGCCGGCCGACCTCGCGGAGATCACGGCCGACCTGGCCCGCCGCCAGGCCCTGATCGCCGACGGCCACCACCGCTGGGCCACGTACCTGCGCCTGCAGTCCGAGCAGGGCGTCCCGGGCGAGTGGGACTACGGCCTGGTGCTGCTCGTGGACACCGTCCGCTATCCGCTGCAGGTCCGTGCCATCCACCGGATGCTGCGGCAGCTGCCCGTCGCGGACGCGCTGGCCGCGCTGGCGGACTCGTTCCGGATCCGTACGGTGGAGGGCCCGCTGGATCGTGCGATGGCCGAGCTGGGGGCGGCCGCCGACCGGGGCAATGCCTTCCTGCTGACCGGCGACGGCAGCTTCCACTTGGTCACCGACCCGGATCCGGAGCTGATCGAGCGCACGGTACGGCGCGACCGGCCGCAGGCATGGCGGCGCCTGGACGCGACCGTCCTGCACGCCACCCTCCTCGACCACCTGTGGCACATCCCGGACGCCCCCGAGCAGATCACGTACATCCACGACACCGAGGCCACGGTGGAGATGGCGGAGCGGCACGGCGGCACGGCGGTCCTGATGCACCCGGTCCGCGAGGACGTCGTACGGGATCTGGCCCGGCAGGGCGTGACGATGCCCCGCAAGTCCACGTCGTTCGGCCCGAAGCCGGCCACCGGCCTGGTCCTGCGCAGCCTGGGCTGA
- a CDS encoding ABC transporter ATP-binding protein: protein MQRLSAENVTLGYDQRVIAENLSVEIPDHSFTVIVGPNACGKSTLLRALSRMLKPSAGRVLLDGQAIGSLPAKKVAKTLGLLPQSSIAPDGITVADLVARGRYPHQGLLRQWSPEDERIVQESMASTGVAELADRAVDELSGGQRQRVWIAMALAQQTPLLLLDEPTTYLDIQHQIDVLDLCAELHEEQGRTLVAVLHDLNHAARYATHLIAMRGGEVVAEGAPADIVTAELVEEVFGLRCQIIDDPETGTPLVVPAARQARPKNGAAAAKGRAAAAGQPAGKGPAAEEGPAAGKEPAATAAS, encoded by the coding sequence GTGCAGCGGCTCAGCGCGGAGAACGTCACCCTCGGCTACGACCAGCGGGTCATCGCCGAGAACCTGTCGGTGGAGATCCCCGACCACTCCTTCACCGTCATCGTGGGCCCCAACGCCTGCGGCAAGTCCACGCTGCTGCGCGCCCTCTCGCGGATGCTGAAGCCGTCCGCCGGGCGGGTCCTCCTCGACGGGCAGGCCATCGGCTCGCTGCCCGCCAAGAAGGTCGCCAAGACCCTGGGCCTGCTGCCGCAGTCCTCGATCGCGCCCGACGGCATCACCGTCGCCGACCTCGTGGCCCGCGGCCGGTACCCGCACCAGGGGCTGCTGCGCCAGTGGTCGCCCGAGGACGAGCGGATCGTGCAGGAGTCCATGGCCTCCACCGGGGTCGCCGAACTCGCCGACCGGGCCGTGGACGAGCTGTCCGGCGGCCAGCGGCAGCGCGTGTGGATCGCGATGGCCCTCGCCCAGCAGACCCCGCTGCTGCTGCTCGACGAGCCGACCACGTACCTCGACATCCAGCACCAGATCGACGTGCTCGACCTGTGCGCGGAACTGCACGAGGAGCAGGGCCGGACGCTGGTGGCGGTGCTGCACGACCTCAACCACGCGGCCCGCTACGCCACCCACCTGATCGCGATGCGCGGCGGCGAGGTCGTGGCCGAGGGGGCGCCGGCGGACATCGTCACGGCGGAGCTGGTCGAGGAGGTCTTCGGGCTGCGCTGCCAGATCATCGACGACCCGGAGACCGGCACCCCGCTGGTGGTCCCGGCGGCCCGCCAGGCCCGGCCGAAGAACGGGGCGGCGGCTGCGAAGGGGCGGGCGGCAGCGGCCGGTCAGCCGGCCGGGAAGGGCCCGGCGGCCGAGGAGGGCCCGGCGGCCGGGAAGGAACCGGCGGCTACAGCAGCGTCCTGA
- a CDS encoding sterol-binding protein, whose product MATIEQCRDALDKLAGSMTRADGEVRGALALDRSLSCHITDLDTTFRGRLLGGRIQVDATDPGPPRDKAAIRLAMTGDDLVALVGGELNFAKAWASGRVRLEAGFRDLIRLRTLL is encoded by the coding sequence ATGGCCACGATCGAACAGTGCCGCGACGCACTCGACAAGCTCGCCGGCAGCATGACCCGAGCCGACGGCGAGGTCCGGGGCGCGCTCGCCCTCGACCGCTCGCTGAGCTGCCACATCACGGACCTGGACACCACGTTCCGGGGGCGCCTGCTGGGCGGCCGGATCCAGGTGGACGCCACCGATCCCGGACCGCCCCGCGACAAGGCGGCGATCCGGCTCGCGATGACCGGCGACGACCTGGTCGCCCTGGTCGGCGGCGAGCTGAACTTCGCGAAGGCGTGGGCCTCCGGCCGGGTCCGGCTGGAGGCCGGCTTCCGCGACCTGATCCGCCTCAGGACGCTGCTGTAG
- a CDS encoding HAD hydrolase-like protein, whose amino-acid sequence MSRQSRTRPAGSGRSLHQAYDTALLDLDGVVYAGGQAIAHAVPALGTARADGMRLAYVTNNALRTPGAVAEHLTELGIPTAADDVITSAQAVARLIADQVPAGARVLVIGGEGLRVALRERGLVPVESADDDPAAVVQGYGGPDLPWGRFAEASYAVARGVPWFASNTDLTIPGARGIAPGNGAAVQVVRIATGAEPQVAGKPLPPMHRETILRTGAERPLVVGDRLDTDIEGAFNGDVDSLLVLTGVTDAALLLTAEPPHRPTYVDSDLRGMLTGQPEVTAAGAGFRCGDWTAQARDGVLELAGPSGDGGDGGDAMDGLRALCAAAWTYAGEGSCTLDAGKALARLGL is encoded by the coding sequence ATGAGCCGGCAGAGCAGGACCAGGCCCGCGGGCAGTGGACGCAGCCTCCACCAGGCGTACGACACGGCTCTCCTCGACCTCGACGGGGTGGTCTACGCGGGCGGGCAGGCGATCGCGCACGCGGTGCCGGCGCTCGGCACGGCGCGGGCGGACGGCATGCGCCTCGCGTACGTCACGAACAACGCGCTGCGGACCCCCGGCGCGGTCGCCGAGCACCTGACCGAGCTGGGCATCCCCACCGCGGCCGACGACGTGATCACCTCGGCGCAGGCGGTGGCCCGGCTGATCGCCGATCAGGTACCGGCAGGGGCAAGGGTGCTGGTGATCGGCGGCGAAGGGCTGCGGGTCGCGCTGCGCGAGCGGGGCCTGGTGCCGGTGGAGTCGGCGGACGACGACCCGGCCGCGGTGGTGCAGGGCTACGGCGGGCCGGACCTGCCGTGGGGCCGCTTCGCGGAGGCCTCGTACGCGGTCGCGCGCGGGGTGCCGTGGTTCGCGTCGAACACCGACCTGACGATCCCCGGCGCGCGGGGCATCGCCCCCGGCAACGGGGCCGCCGTGCAGGTGGTGCGGATCGCGACGGGCGCCGAACCGCAGGTCGCGGGGAAGCCGTTGCCGCCCATGCACCGGGAGACGATCCTGCGGACCGGGGCCGAGCGGCCGCTGGTCGTCGGCGACCGGCTGGACACGGACATCGAGGGCGCCTTCAACGGGGACGTCGACTCGCTGCTCGTCCTGACCGGTGTCACGGACGCGGCGCTGCTGCTGACGGCCGAGCCCCCGCACCGGCCGACGTACGTGGACTCCGACCTGCGGGGCATGCTCACCGGGCAGCCCGAGGTGACGGCGGCCGGCGCCGGCTTCCGGTGCGGGGACTGGACGGCGCAGGCGCGGGACGGGGTCCTGGAACTGGCCGGCCCGAGCGGGGACGGCGGGGACGGCGGGGACGCGATGGACGGGCTGCGGGCGCTGTGCGCGGCTGCCTGGACGTACGCGGGGGAGGGGTCCTGCACGCTGGACGCGGGGAAGGCGCTGGCCCGGCTGGGGCTGTGA
- a CDS encoding FecCD family ABC transporter permease, which produces MTVKLRAGTPRSRTLRAPGGISLRVQPRALAAGVLLLAAALLAAVVLIGTGDYRIAPLDVVKTMMGNGYPADEFIVNDLRLPRALVGLLVGAALGMSGSVFQSVARNPLASPDILGFSYGSAVGALCAIVLFHAGATMVAGGALVGGLIAGVAVYLLSWKQGVHGYRMVLVGIGCSAMLLAVIQFLLTKAQYVDAARATVWLTGSLAGRDWAQVWPLLAVCAVLFPLVLGQSRALRMMEMGDDAAYALGIKVERTRMLLMLAAVLLTTAASAAAGPIAFVALAAPQLARRLTRSAGPNPLSAALMGAVLLLVSDWAAQRAFGADQLPVGVVTGLVGGMYLLWLLVTERKAGRI; this is translated from the coding sequence GTGACCGTGAAACTGCGGGCCGGAACCCCCCGGTCGCGGACTCTGCGCGCCCCCGGCGGCATATCGCTGCGCGTGCAGCCCCGGGCGCTGGCCGCCGGGGTGCTGCTGCTCGCCGCCGCCCTGCTGGCCGCCGTCGTCCTCATCGGTACCGGCGACTACCGGATCGCGCCGCTGGACGTGGTGAAGACCATGATGGGCAACGGCTACCCGGCGGACGAGTTCATCGTCAACGACCTGCGGCTGCCGCGGGCCCTGGTCGGGCTGCTCGTCGGCGCGGCCCTCGGGATGTCCGGCTCGGTCTTCCAGTCCGTGGCCCGCAACCCGCTCGCCTCGCCCGACATCCTCGGCTTCAGCTACGGCTCCGCCGTGGGCGCGCTCTGCGCGATCGTGCTCTTCCACGCCGGGGCCACCATGGTCGCCGGCGGCGCCCTGGTCGGCGGCCTGATCGCCGGCGTCGCCGTGTACCTGCTGTCGTGGAAGCAGGGCGTCCACGGATACCGGATGGTGCTCGTCGGCATCGGCTGCTCGGCGATGCTGCTGGCCGTCATCCAGTTCCTGCTGACCAAGGCGCAGTACGTGGACGCCGCCCGCGCCACGGTGTGGCTGACCGGCTCGCTGGCCGGCCGGGACTGGGCGCAGGTGTGGCCGCTGCTGGCGGTCTGCGCGGTGCTCTTCCCGCTGGTCCTCGGCCAGAGCCGGGCACTGCGGATGATGGAGATGGGCGACGACGCGGCGTACGCGCTCGGCATCAAGGTCGAGCGGACCCGGATGCTGCTGATGCTCGCCGCCGTCCTGCTGACCACCGCGGCGAGCGCCGCGGCCGGCCCGATCGCCTTCGTGGCGCTGGCCGCGCCCCAGCTCGCCCGGCGGCTGACCCGCTCGGCGGGGCCCAACCCGCTGTCCGCCGCCCTGATGGGGGCGGTCCTGCTGCTCGTGTCGGACTGGGCCGCGCAGCGGGCCTTCGGCGCCGACCAGCTGCCCGTGGGCGTGGTCACCGGCCTGGTCGGCGGCATGTACCTGCTCTGGCTGCTGGTCACCGAGCGCAAGGCGGGGCGGATCTGA
- a CDS encoding TlyA family RNA methyltransferase translates to MAGVARRRLDAELVRRKMARSREHAAQLIAAKRVTVGGATATKPATQVETSAALVVLADDNDPDYVSRGGHKLAGALAAFTPQGLRVAGRRALDAGASTGGFTDVLLRAGVSHVVAVDVGYGQLAWSLQSDERVTVKDRTNVRELTVEQIDGVPVDLVVGDLSFISIGLVLPALVRCTAPGADLVLMVKPQFEVGKERLGSGGVVRSPELRAEAVRDVARQAWGLGLGVLGVTASPLPGPSGNVEYFLWMRAGAPELDPAEVDRAVAEGPR, encoded by the coding sequence GTGGCAGGAGTGGCACGCCGCCGACTGGACGCCGAACTGGTGCGCCGCAAGATGGCCCGTTCGCGGGAGCACGCGGCGCAGCTGATCGCCGCGAAGCGGGTCACCGTCGGCGGCGCGACCGCGACCAAGCCCGCCACCCAGGTCGAGACGAGCGCCGCGCTCGTCGTCCTCGCCGACGACAACGACCCCGACTACGTCTCGCGCGGCGGCCACAAGCTCGCCGGGGCCCTGGCCGCCTTCACCCCGCAGGGCCTCCGGGTGGCGGGCCGGCGCGCACTCGACGCGGGCGCCTCGACCGGCGGCTTCACCGACGTGCTGCTGCGCGCCGGCGTCTCGCACGTGGTCGCGGTGGACGTCGGCTACGGGCAGCTGGCCTGGTCGCTGCAGAGCGACGAGCGGGTCACCGTGAAGGACCGCACCAACGTGCGCGAGCTGACGGTGGAACAGATCGACGGGGTGCCGGTCGACCTCGTCGTCGGCGACCTGTCCTTCATCTCCATCGGCCTGGTGCTGCCGGCCCTGGTGCGCTGCACGGCGCCCGGCGCCGACCTGGTCCTGATGGTCAAGCCGCAGTTCGAGGTGGGCAAGGAGCGGCTCGGCAGCGGCGGCGTGGTCCGCAGCCCCGAACTGCGCGCGGAGGCCGTACGGGACGTGGCGCGGCAGGCGTGGGGGCTGGGGCTGGGCGTGCTCGGAGTGACCGCCAGCCCGCTGCCGGGGCCCTCGGGGAACGTCGAGTACTTTCTGTGGATGCGGGCGGGGGCACCGGAACTCGACCCGGCGGAAGTTGACCGTGCAGTGGCGGAGGGGCCGCGGTGA